In the genome of Girardinichthys multiradiatus isolate DD_20200921_A chromosome 7, DD_fGirMul_XY1, whole genome shotgun sequence, one region contains:
- the LOC124870858 gene encoding ribonuclease H-like — MAYWGFILKQHGQERCRHKGKTLGSAQAGEVTAVLEGMLELMKRRIKRAKIITDSHYCAQALNEDLSIWEENGFESAKGKLVAHHDLWKKVVELRMSLELEVEHQKAHTREGAHRCGNDEVDRYVQQRKVVFVGIEKWDRMPQGRAVPEEYVDEVVRERA, encoded by the coding sequence ATGGCCTACTGGGGGTTTATTCTCAAACAGCACGGTCAAGAGAGGTGCCGCCATAAAGGTAAAACTCTCGGTAGTGCACAGGCAGGAGAAGTGACAGCAGTGCTGGAGGGAATGTTGGAGTTGATGAAGAGAAGAATCAAAAGAGCAAAGATAATCACAGACAGCCACTACTGTGCACAAGCCTTGAACGAAGACTTATCCATTTGGGAAGAGAATGGATTTGAAAGCGCCAAAGGAAAGTTAGTGGCCCATCACGATCTGTGGAAGAAGGTTGTCGAGTTGAGAATGAGTCTGGAGCTTGAAGTGGAGCACCAGAAGGCTCATACCCGAGAAGGGGCTCACCGGTGTGGAAACGATGAGGTGGATCgctatgttcaacagagaaaagttGTCTTTGTCGGGATCGAGAAGTGGGACAGAATGCCACAAGGACGGGCGGTCCCTGAAGAGTACGTGGATGAGGTGGTACGGGAGCGTGCATGA